A genomic stretch from Syntrophorhabdus sp. includes:
- a CDS encoding FAD-dependent thymidylate synthase, whose amino-acid sequence MKVVLLAHTPDPEQTVAAAAKLCYSASGVDAVMERVEAGNQHPFIEKLVDMGHLSPIEHASFTFAIEGISRACSHQLVRHRLASYSQQSQRYVGMEDGFGYIVPPSIGSDPVLKERFEFFMDGIQEFYNELVQAMKARGIEGEAAYEDARFVLPNAAETKIIMTMNARELLHFFTQRCCRRAQWEIRAMAIEMLKLARRTAPAIFREAGPPCLSGPCPEGAYSCGAAEEVREFFRTI is encoded by the coding sequence CTGAAAGTCGTTCTGCTGGCACACACGCCCGACCCCGAACAGACCGTGGCGGCGGCGGCGAAGCTGTGCTACAGCGCGTCCGGTGTGGACGCCGTCATGGAAAGGGTCGAGGCAGGCAACCAGCACCCTTTCATTGAAAAGCTTGTCGACATGGGGCACCTCAGCCCCATCGAACACGCTTCGTTCACCTTTGCCATCGAAGGCATCTCGCGCGCCTGTTCCCACCAGCTCGTGCGGCACCGGCTTGCCTCGTACAGCCAGCAGTCACAGCGGTACGTCGGCATGGAAGACGGGTTCGGCTACATCGTCCCGCCGTCGATCGGATCGGACCCCGTTCTCAAAGAACGCTTCGAGTTCTTCATGGATGGCATACAGGAATTCTACAATGAATTGGTCCAGGCGATGAAGGCGCGGGGGATCGAGGGCGAGGCGGCATACGAGGATGCCCGGTTTGTCCTTCCCAACGCGGCCGAGACGAAGATCATCATGACCATGAACGCCAGGGAGCTTCTCCATTTCTTCACGCAGAGATGTTGCCGGCGGGCCCAGTGGGAGATACGGGCGATGGCCATTGAGATGCTGAAGCTGGCAAGGAGAACGGCGCCGGCGATATTCCGCGAGGCAGGCCCGCCCTGTCTTTCGGGTCCATGTCCTGAGGGGGCGTATTCGTGCGGTGCCGCGGAAGAGGTGCGCGAGTTTTTCCGTACCATTTAG
- a CDS encoding 7-cyano-7-deazaguanine reductase: MGNVKTYKDVDRSILKSIPNPTKEAYEIKIKIPEFTFLGVGEQPDFAVVYLTFYPKKKVIELKSLKQYVFQLRDIIVSYERLINIMYDHIMETYEPDRVRIVMICHPRGGISSKLTIDSDWGARGGEEKYRDWVGIEDGWGVSM, translated from the coding sequence ATGGGCAACGTGAAGACATACAAGGATGTCGACAGGTCGATCCTGAAATCCATACCCAACCCCACGAAGGAGGCATACGAGATCAAGATAAAGATCCCCGAGTTCACCTTCCTGGGTGTGGGCGAACAGCCGGATTTTGCGGTCGTGTATCTGACTTTCTACCCGAAGAAGAAGGTTATAGAACTGAAATCTCTCAAGCAGTATGTCTTCCAGCTCAGGGATATAATCGTCTCTTATGAACGGCTCATCAACATAATGTACGACCACATCATGGAGACCTACGAGCCCGACCGGGTCCGCATCGTCATGATATGTCATCCACGGGGCGGCATCAGCTCCAAGCTGACCATCGATTCGGACTGGGGAGCACGGGGCGGCGAGGAGAAGTACCGCGACTGGGTCGGCATAGAGGACGGCTGGGGAGTATCCATGTGA
- a CDS encoding DHA2 family efflux MFS transporter permease subunit, with the protein MPSPSERHAAFRWIVITVAFGAFMSKLDSYIVNISLPTIAARFNVTTAEVSRVVLVYLLVSTSTLLLFGKLGDRFGLRKVFFLGYLLFTIGSLLCGVALSLEMLILSRFVQGIGCAMLTAIAFAVIPRFLPHEVTGWAFGIAATGAALGIAVGAPAGGIITGFLSWRWVFLVNVPFGIFAMYAVNRYIPDEDRSRSRNLRKAGFDILGAGLSFAGLALLVYGLNTGREFGWTSPRIMGCFALALGLLAAFLIREIKCDEPLLDLKLFRKFRFSAAVASTLFAYMLLAGNSFLLPFYLELGKGLPTVTVGLVLMIYSVIYMAVGPWAGRISDRVSPSVLCGFAMLSAGLCSFVFAFTLAAPGLLAVVVFLMWIALSFGFFISPNNNQVMSLAPAERQGSASGVFNTINSLGLALGVCFFEMIMSRPSALQPRSLTGYRDAYIFGGIVCIVAFFFSLLVNHRGKRTMTNDQIPMTKETNNTQ; encoded by the coding sequence TCATGTCAAAGCTGGACAGCTACATCGTCAACATTTCCCTGCCCACGATAGCGGCACGCTTCAACGTGACCACGGCGGAGGTCTCCCGGGTCGTCCTTGTCTACCTTCTCGTTTCGACGAGCACACTTCTGCTCTTCGGCAAGCTGGGAGACCGGTTCGGTCTCAGGAAGGTCTTCTTCCTTGGCTATCTCCTCTTCACCATCGGGTCGCTCCTTTGCGGTGTGGCCCTGTCACTCGAAATGCTCATACTCTCGAGGTTCGTCCAGGGAATCGGCTGCGCCATGCTCACCGCCATCGCCTTCGCCGTCATACCCAGGTTCCTGCCTCACGAGGTCACCGGATGGGCATTCGGCATCGCGGCCACGGGAGCGGCTCTCGGTATAGCCGTCGGAGCGCCGGCGGGCGGCATCATCACCGGCTTTCTCTCCTGGCGATGGGTCTTCCTGGTCAACGTACCCTTTGGCATATTCGCCATGTACGCCGTCAACAGGTATATTCCCGATGAGGACAGGTCTCGTTCCCGGAACCTCAGGAAGGCAGGGTTTGACATACTGGGCGCCGGCTTAAGCTTTGCCGGTCTCGCTCTTCTCGTCTACGGGCTCAACACGGGCCGGGAGTTCGGCTGGACCTCTCCCAGGATCATGGGGTGCTTCGCCCTCGCCCTCGGTCTGCTCGCCGCTTTTCTCATCCGGGAGATCAAATGCGATGAACCGCTCCTGGACCTCAAGCTCTTCAGGAAGTTCCGCTTCAGCGCCGCCGTTGCCTCCACCCTCTTCGCCTATATGCTTCTGGCGGGCAATTCCTTCCTTCTCCCTTTCTATCTTGAACTGGGCAAAGGACTCCCGACGGTCACCGTCGGCCTCGTCCTCATGATCTACTCGGTGATCTACATGGCCGTCGGCCCCTGGGCGGGCCGGATATCCGACAGGGTCTCTCCGAGCGTCCTCTGCGGATTCGCCATGCTTTCCGCCGGCCTTTGCTCTTTTGTCTTCGCTTTCACGCTCGCTGCCCCGGGACTTCTCGCGGTGGTCGTATTTCTCATGTGGATAGCGCTTTCCTTCGGCTTCTTCATCTCGCCGAACAACAACCAGGTGATGAGCCTCGCACCGGCCGAGAGGCAGGGCAGCGCTTCGGGTGTCTTCAACACGATCAACAGCCTCGGGCTGGCGCTGGGCGTATGCTTCTTCGAGATGATCATGTCCCGGCCCTCCGCGCTGCAGCCGCGGTCCTTAACGGGATACAGGGACGCCTACATCTTTGGCGGGATCGTCTGCATCGTGGCGTTCTTCTTCTCGCTGCTCGTGAATCACAGAGGCAAGAGAACAATGACCAATGACCAAATTCCAATGACCAAAGAAACGAACAATACCCAATAA